TTCTTACATGGATTAGAAAAAAAAATTACACCAATATGTAGTAATTTATTTGATAATTTACCTCAATCACATTATGATTTAATCATATCTAATCCTCCTTATATTAATCAACAAGAAATGGAATATTTACCTAAAGAATACTTATATGAACCTATTATAGGACTGGTATCTCCTAAAAAAGGATTAGATGTCATCTATAACATTATTAATCAATCTCGCAAATTTCTTAAAAACACAGGTATATTAATTTGTGAAGTGGGGCATCAAAAAAAAAAAATTCAACATAAATATCCCAATATACATTTTGAATGGTTAAAATTAAATAATCATGATGTAGATATTTTTAAAATACATTATGAACAATTAAAATATTTTAATAAATAAAGAGAGCATATATGTCTGGTAATACTATTGGTAAAATATTTCAAGTAACAACGTTTGGTGAATCTCATGGTATAGCATTAGGGTGTATTGTAGACGGTGTACCTCCAAATATTATTTTACATGAACAAGATATTCAAAACGATCTAGATAGAAGGAAACCTGGTTTATCCAAATATACTTCACCACGTAAAGAAATAGATAAAATTAAAATTTTGTCTGGAGTTTATCAAGGAAAAACAACAGGAACAAGTATTGGTTTATTAGTTTATAATATGGATTATAAATCACAAGATTATAGTAATATTAAAAATATTTATCGACCTGGTCATGCAGATTTTACTTATCAAAAAAAATATAATATTAGAGATTATCGTGGTGGTGGTCGTGCCTCAGCTCGGGAAACTGTTATGAGAGTTGCCGCTGGTGCTATTGCAAGAAAATATTTATTTGATAAATATAATATTATTATTAGGGGTTATTTATCTCAAATGGGCCATATTAAATGTAATTTTGATAATTGGGATATTATTAATAATAATCCATTTTTTTGTCCTAATATAACTAATATTAAAGATTTAGAAAATCTAATCAATAATTTAAAAAAACATGGTAATTCTATAGGCGCTAAAATAACTTTGATAATACAAAATGTTCCAATAGGTTTAGGGGAACCTGTATTTGATAAATTAGATGCAGAATTAGCATATTCATTAATGAGTATTAATGCAGTTAAAGGTATTGAAATTGGTGATGGTTTTAAAGTTGTTACACAACTAGGTAGTGAAAATAGAGATGCAATTCATACTAATGGTTTCCAAAGTAATCATGCTGGAGGTATTTTAGGAGGTATTAGTAGTGGACAAGATATTATTATTAATATTGCTATCAAACCAACTTCCAGTATTCCAAAAACTATTAATACTATTAATAGTATAGGGCATAAAACAACTTGTAGTACACAAGGACGTCATGATCCTTGTGTAGGTATTAGAGCTATACCAATTAGTGAAGCAATGGTTGCTATTGTTTTAATGGATCATTTATTACGTTATCGTGCACAATGTGCTGATAATATTTATAAATAATTAATTTAATTCTTTTAAATTATTAGACAAATAATCTTTTATTCCTGCTTCTGTAGGAATAATACTATGTTTACCAGATGTCCATTGTGCAGGACAAACTTGACCGTATTTTTTATAATGTTTAATAGCATCAATAATCCGTAAAGTTTCATGTATATTACGTCCAAAAAACAAATCATTAACTGTTTGATGTTTAATAATATGTTTCTCATCAATAATAAAAGTTGCTCTTAATGCAATACCTAAATTAGGATGTTCAATACCGTATTGTTGTTGTATATTTTTTTTTATATCTGAGATCATAATAAACTTAATATGACCTATCCCTCCTTGATCAATATCTGTATTACGCCATGCTTTATGTGTATATTGAGAATCACAAGAAATACCTAATAATTTAACATTTCTTTTATCAAATTCATTGTAATATTTATTAAATGTAATAATTTCTGATGGACATACATAAGTAAAATCTAAAGGCCAAAAAAATATTACAGTAATTGCATTTTCTGTATATTTATAAAAATTAAAATTTTCAATAATATCACCGTTAGGTAATACTGCTGGCGCAATAAATTGCGGCGCTTTACGTGTTACTAATATCATTATTTTATTCTCCAACCGATCTTTGTATTTATACAAATTACTTTTAAGACATTTAATTATATGTATAATATTTTCTATTTATACATAAAATTATTATTTCATTATTTATAAGACTAAATACTGTATATTTATTTTTTTTAGATAAAATAGTATAAATATAATTTAAAAAATATTGTCCACCATTACCATTATGAAATGGTGGATTAGAAATAATTAGATTAACTGTATCATTTATATGTGGAAACAAATTACTAGGAAATACATTAACATTATAAATATGATTTATTAATAATGTTTTTTCCGTGGAAAAAATTGCTTTTGCATCTTTATTAACTGCATATAATTTAGTTTTATGTATTTTAATACTATTAAATAGTATTGTTGTGATAATTCCCGAACTACAACCTAAATCTAATACTTTACCTTGTATATGGGATTGTAATATAGTAATTAATAATTTACTTCCTAAATCTAATTTATTACTATTAAAAATACTAGATAAATTATAAATAATGCTATTTTTAAAAATATAAAACTCCCAATAATCATTTATATTGAATAATATTTCTTTTTTATAAATAGCACGATAAATACTACATTTTCTAACACTAATAATTTTATAAAATATGATATTGAACGTATTAATATTATTAATGCTCTTAATACCATTATTATTTTCTCTGATGATAAAAATATCACTATTATATAGTAAATTACTAGCAAATTTTGTAAACAAAATGACAGACGCACGTTTATTTTTCGTCCAAAAAAATATTAATACATTATAATATACTGGAATATTTAGCATATTTAAAAAAACTTTTTTATGTAATATTTTTTTAAGCCATAAATAATAATCATATTGGTTAGTATACACCATTGTATCTTTTGTTTGTAAATATATTGGCAAAGAATTTATGTTGTGTCCAGCAAATATGACTCTTAAATTTTGCAAATTATTTTTAAATTTATATAAAAAATATTTATTAATAGCTAATAATTTATACATATTATGTATGATTACATTTAAGATAAAAAAATTTTTTCTCTTCTAAAGAAAATAATGTTAATTTATGACCCCAACAACAACCAGTATCCAAACCAATGATATTTTTAGGCGTATATTTACCTTGTAATGTAGACCAATGTCCAAAAAAAATTGTATACTTTTTGTATAAAATATTACTCATTAAAAACCATGGTTTTAATAATGATGTAACTTTTTCTGGAACATCTTTAGATAACATTTCTAATGTACCATTAGAATAACAATATCTCATATTAGTAAATGAATTAACAATAAAACTATATCTTGGAAAACCTTGTAATTGATTATTATCCCAATTAGTTACTTGTGGATAGTGATATAAATAAGAAAAAAATTCTTTACTATTATGACTAGATATTATTTGTTCTACTTCTCGTGCTGATGATAATACTATTTTAAAAGAATTCCATTGGGGTGTAATACCTGCATGTGTCATTAAAATTTTTTTTTTAAGATTATATTGTATTAATGGTTGAAACTTCAACCAATTATTAATAATATCTAAAATATGTGGTTGTTTTAGTAAAAATAAAAGTTCTTGATCATATAGATTACATTTATGTTTGATTCCTACAGATAAAGCAATAAAATATAAATCGTGATTACCTAATACTAATTTAATAGAATGACGTATATCATATAAAAAATATAGTAATTTTATTGAATCTGGACCACGGGCAATAATATCTCCTGTTATCCATAACATATCTTTAGTATAGTTAAAATGTATTTTTTTTAACATACTTAATAATTCATTATAACATCCATGAAGATCTCCAATAAGATAAGTAGTCATATTATTTCAATATTAATGTATATAAGTTTGAATAGCTAAACGAAAAATAGGTATTTCTACATGAAATACATCATTATTTTCATCCACCATAATATAATGGCCTTGCATAATACCAATAGGGGTTTCTAAAACAGTACCACTAGTATAATAAAAATTATTACCTGGATTAATATATGGTTTTTTACCGGCTACTCCTTCCCCATGTATTTGTGTTATTTTGCCATTACCATTAGTTATTATCCAATAACGACTAATAAGTTGTAATATTTTTTTACTTATATTATGTATTTTCATGGTGTATGCAAAAACGTAACGATGTTGTTCTGGAGTAGATTGTGATTCTAAATACATACTCTGTACTTTTATATAAACTTGAGATAGTAATTGCATCAGTTTATACCCTTCCTTTTTTATAATTTGATTCTAGTACTGCAGATAATTGACAATATTCTTTAATAGAAACATTTTCAGCTCTCATTTTATAATCAATGCCTAACTGATTCAAATCTTCTATAGTAAATAAATTTTTTAAACTATTGCGTAAAATTTTTCTTCTCATACTAAATGCTTGCTTAATGATTTTTTGAAACATGATAATATTATTACAATCATAATACTTAGTAAGATATGGTTTGAGATGTATCATGCCAGACATAACTTTAGGAATGGGATAAAAAGCATTTGTTTGTATTTCAAATAATGATTGTATTTGATAATGTAATTGTACCATAATACTTAAACAGCCATAATTTTTTTCTCCTGGTTTAGCTGTTAAACACTGTATTACTTCTTTTTGCATAATAAAATTCATATCTTTAATATATTTTTTATATTGTAATAAAAAAAATAATAATTGAGTAGAAATATTATATGGTAAACTACCAAATATACGTATTTTTTTATGTTTTTTTTTTGATAAAATGGCATAATCAATATTAAATACATTATTATGAATAATATTTATAGAAAGATTTTTTAATATATGATGTTTTTTTAAAAAAGTTACAAAACGATAATCAATCTCAATTAATGTAATATTAGTATTATAATATGTCATAGGTATAGTTAAAGCACCTAAACCAGGACCGATTTCAATAAAATAATTACTATGTTTAGGGTTAATTGTAGTAATAATTTTCCTAATAATATTAGTATTTTTTAAAATATGTTGTCCATATTTTTTTTTAAAAAGTATTTTCATATATTTTTATATAAATCTATCAAATTTAGTTATTACAGTATAAAACAAGTTTATTGTTCACAATTAAATTGTAAAAAATATATATTTATTACAATTTATAATACTTTTATAAAATTATTTAAGTATATACATATATAATCTTAAATTCATTATTTTAATATATAAAATTTACTATAATTGTTTTATAATACATATTTTCAATTAAATAATAACAATGTTAATATTAACATTTTATCAATAAATATATTTAATATATATTAAATAATATTTTTTATAAAATACTTTTCATATATAATTTTATATATAAATAAAGAATCGTCATTTTTATTAAAAAAATAATATTTTAATAAATATTAAAGTTATGTTTATTAATATAATATGAGATTGAGGATAATAATGTCATATTGGGGGAGATTAATAGGTTTTATTATTGGTTTATTAATTAGTGGTAATTTTTTCCATGTATTATTTTATACTAGTATAGGATATTTGTTTGATAAATTTTTTATTATACATGCTGAATGGTATAATAGTAACTATACAATTGATCATAAAAAAATATTTATACAAATAACTTTTGAAGTTATGGGTTACATTAGTAAATCCAAAGGCTTTGTAACTAAAAAAGATATTATTATTACAACTAATATCATGCAGCAATTACATCTAAATGTTCAAGATACTATTTTAGCACAACATTATTTTAATCATGGTAAACAAATAGATTATCCATTAATACATAAATTAAATTGTTTATATTATAAATTAATTAATCAACAAAACTTGTTACATAAATTTATTTTTATACAAATACAATTAGCTTATGCAAATAATTACTTAGACCCAAAAACAGAACAAATATTACGTATTATTTTTAGAGAATTACATGTTTCATATCATGAAATGAATAATATATTTGATAATATGTATTCTAGAAATTTTTTTTCTCAAAAGAATGATTATCAATATAAGCATTTTTCTCAAAAAAATACAACTACAGAACTAATGCAAGCATATCAAACATTACAAGTAAATCAAAATGATAGCATGTTAATTATAAAAAAAAAATATTATAAATTAATGAGTAAATATCATCCAGATAAATACATGTCAAAAAAATATTCTTCAAAAGAAATAGAAGCAATGAAAAGGAAAACTCAAAAGATACAACATGCATATAACATAATTAAAAAATACAAAAAATAAAAAATAATATCATTCATCAAAATACTTATAAAATAATAACAATTGCACTTACATATTCTTTTTCATCCGTAATGGTTACATGTGTTTCAAAATATTTTTTCTTTGTTTGTATGATATGTAATGCATGATTATATAATTTTATTGTTGGGCAACCATATTGATCATGATTAAGTTCAATATGTTTAAAAAAAATACCTTTCGAAAAACCTGTATGTAATGCTTTGACAGTTGCTTCTTTTACAGCAAAATGTTTTGCTAAAAAATATGTTTTTTGATTTGAACATTTATAATACTGATATATTTCATTTGTTGTTAATATTTTTTTTGCAAACAAATCCTTAAAACGTAATATAATTTTTGTAATACGTGTAACATGTACTATATCCATTCCTAACCCCAAAATTTTCATTATTTTTTTACTCATGATAGATAATTATCATTTATGTTTAACATATAAATGCACAATAACTTTTTTATTGAAATACATGCATATATTATTTTGAGACCTTAAAATAATTAATTTAATTTTTTGCCCATGATGCCCTATAATAATTTTTTTGTGTGTATTTTTTTGTATGAAAAGTATTGCTGTAATTTTATGAAAAATATTTTTATTAATATTAATTATATTATTTAAAGAAATATTGATTTTATATGGTATTTCTTTATGTAAATAAAATAAAAGACTTTCTCTAATTATTTCGATTATTATCAAAACATTATTTTGATTAGTAATTATATTATATGAATAAAAATGTTCTTTTTGTGGTATATTATTACGTAAAAAACGATTAATATAACTTACATATAAAAATTTTCTAGCAGAAATTATAAATAGTTCAGTAAATATTATTTTTTGTTGTATATAACGTATGTATGGTAATAAAATTTTTTTGTGATTAATAATATCCATTTTATTAATAATAATAATGGTAGGAATATTAGTATGACGTATAATATTAACGATATTATCTTCTATTAAATCCCATTTATTACGATCTAGCATTAGTAAAATATAATTAAAATCATTTTTATTATTTTTAAATAATTGTATAAAATATTTATAATTAGTAGAATAAGTAATTCCAGGAGTATCTGTATATTCTATTTGATAATTATGTTTATGATATATACCAATAATATTAGAACGAGTAGTATTTATCTTATGTGATACAATAGAAATTTTTTTATTAATTAATTGATTGAGCAAAGTTGATTTACCAACATTTGTACGTCCAATAATTACTACACGACCATAATACATGTATTTATTATGCACCAATATTTTTTCCTTATTTAAAGTAAATTATTAATTTATTTCTTTTCTATTCCTAAATGTATTAGAGCATATTTAGCAGCAGATTGTTCAGCTTTACGACGACTTGAACCAATTCCTATAATAATCTTAGAAATTCCATTAATTTTACATTGTATAAAAAATTGTTGATTATGTATCTCACCATTAATTTGAATAATAAAATAACATGGTAATGGTAAATGTGATCTTTGTAGGTATTCTTGTAATCTTGTTTTAGGATCTTTTTGATTATTACCTGGGATAATATTTTTTAATCTAAATTTATACCAATATAAAATAATTTTTTCTACTATTTTAATATTACTATCTAAACAAATACTACCAATTAATGCTTCAATTGTATCTGCTAGTATAGATTCTCTATCATAACCGCCATTTTTAAATTCTCCTGGACCTAAAAATAAATATCTACCTAATTTAAAATCTCTTGCAATACTTGCTAAAGTATCTCCACGTACTAACGTTGCACGCATACGGCTCATACTACCTTCATTGACATTTGGAAATTGTTTATATAAAGCTTTAGCTATAATGTAACTTAAAATAGAATCTCCTAAAAATTCTAATCTTTCATTATGTTTACTACTAGCACTACGATGTGTTAAAGCTTGATATAACAAATTTTGGTGTTGGAAAATATAACCTATTTTTTTTTGTAATTGATTTATCATAATTAAATTATATTTAAATCTATATGTAAAAAATTATCTTAATTAATAATTTGAAATATACGATTTAAGCTAATTCCTATTGGCCATTTATTATGTTCTTTATGTATATTAAATAAAACATATTGTGCTTTTCCTAAAATATTTTTTTTATTTATTAAACCCCAATAACGACTATCATAACTATCATCTCTATTATCTCCCATAACAAAATAATTTTCTGGAGGTATAATCCAAGAATAATAAGTATGATTAGGTTGATAATACGTTTTTAAATGATCATTAATTATTTCTGGTAGTAATAAAATCGTATGTGCACGTTTATTAATTATTTCTGTATATTCTAAAAATTTTAATGTTTTAAAAACATTTGTAAAAAATGTTTTTTGTTTTAACATATTCTTTGGAGATAATAAAAAATTATATTTTATAATAGATGTCAAATGATATTGTCCTTTTTTCATAGTATATAACATAATTTGCTTACTATATTCATTATAAATTATTTTATCACCTGGTATTCCAATAATTCTTTTAATAAAATGTATTTTTTTATTTTTAGGATATTGGAAAACTATAATATCACCTCGCTGAGGTATTTTATTTTGTATTAATAACTTATTTTTTAAAGGATGA
This region of Enterobacteriaceae endosymbiont of Macroplea appendiculata genomic DNA includes:
- the djlA gene encoding co-chaperone DjlA, giving the protein MSYWGRLIGFIIGLLISGNFFHVLFYTSIGYLFDKFFIIHAEWYNSNYTIDHKKIFIQITFEVMGYISKSKGFVTKKDIIITTNIMQQLHLNVQDTILAQHYFNHGKQIDYPLIHKLNCLYYKLINQQNLLHKFIFIQIQLAYANNYLDPKTEQILRIIFRELHVSYHEMNNIFDNMYSRNFFSQKNDYQYKHFSQKNTTTELMQAYQTLQVNQNDSMLIIKKKYYKLMSKYHPDKYMSKKYSSKEIEAMKRKTQKIQHAYNIIKKYKK
- the apaG gene encoding Co2+/Mg2+ efflux protein ApaG, with product MQLLSQVYIKVQSMYLESQSTPEQHRYVFAYTMKIHNISKKILQLISRYWIITNGNGKITQIHGEGVAGKKPYINPGNNFYYTSGTVLETPIGIMQGHYIMVDENNDVFHVEIPIFRLAIQTYIH
- a CDS encoding redoxin domain-containing protein — protein: MILVTRKAPQFIAPAVLPNGDIIENFNFYKYTENAITVIFFWPLDFTYVCPSEIITFNKYYNEFDKRNVKLLGISCDSQYTHKAWRNTDIDQGGIGHIKFIMISDIKKNIQQQYGIEHPNLGIALRATFIIDEKHIIKHQTVNDLFFGRNIHETLRIIDAIKHYKKYGQVCPAQWTSGKHSIIPTEAGIKDYLSNNLKELN
- a CDS encoding symmetrical bis(5'-nucleosyl)-tetraphosphatase, producing the protein MTTYLIGDLHGCYNELLSMLKKIHFNYTKDMLWITGDIIARGPDSIKLLYFLYDIRHSIKLVLGNHDLYFIALSVGIKHKCNLYDQELLFLLKQPHILDIINNWLKFQPLIQYNLKKKILMTHAGITPQWNSFKIVLSSAREVEQIISSHNSKEFFSYLYHYPQVTNWDNNQLQGFPRYSFIVNSFTNMRYCYSNGTLEMLSKDVPEKVTSLLKPWFLMSNILYKKYTIFFGHWSTLQGKYTPKNIIGLDTGCCWGHKLTLFSLEEKKFFYLKCNHT
- the era gene encoding GTPase Era produces the protein MYYGRVVIIGRTNVGKSTLLNQLINKKISIVSHKINTTRSNIIGIYHKHNYQIEYTDTPGITYSTNYKYFIQLFKNNKNDFNYILLMLDRNKWDLIEDNIVNIIRHTNIPTIIIINKMDIINHKKILLPYIRYIQQKIIFTELFIISARKFLYVSYINRFLRNNIPQKEHFYSYNIITNQNNVLIIIEIIRESLLFYLHKEIPYKINISLNNIININKNIFHKITAILFIQKNTHKKIIIGHHGQKIKLIILRSQNNICMYFNKKVIVHLYVKHK
- a CDS encoding methyltransferase, with the translated sequence MYKLLAINKYFLYKFKNNLQNLRVIFAGHNINSLPIYLQTKDTMVYTNQYDYYLWLKKILHKKVFLNMLNIPVYYNVLIFFWTKNKRASVILFTKFASNLLYNSDIFIIRENNNGIKSINNINTFNIIFYKIISVRKCSIYRAIYKKEILFNINDYWEFYIFKNSIIYNLSSIFNSNKLDLGSKLLITILQSHIQGKVLDLGCSSGIITTILFNSIKIHKTKLYAVNKDAKAIFSTEKTLLINHIYNVNVFPSNLFPHINDTVNLIISNPPFHNGNGGQYFLNYIYTILSKKNKYTVFSLINNEIIILCINRKYYTYN
- the rsmA gene encoding 16S rRNA (adenine(1518)-N(6)/adenine(1519)-N(6))-dimethyltransferase RsmA, with amino-acid sequence MKILFKKKYGQHILKNTNIIRKIITTINPKHSNYFIEIGPGLGALTIPMTYYNTNITLIEIDYRFVTFLKKHHILKNLSINIIHNNVFNIDYAILSKKKHKKIRIFGSLPYNISTQLLFFLLQYKKYIKDMNFIMQKEVIQCLTAKPGEKNYGCLSIMVQLHYQIQSLFEIQTNAFYPIPKVMSGMIHLKPYLTKYYDCNNIIMFQKIIKQAFSMRRKILRNSLKNLFTIEDLNQLGIDYKMRAENVSIKEYCQLSAVLESNYKKGRV
- the rnc gene encoding ribonuclease III — translated: MINQLQKKIGYIFQHQNLLYQALTHRSASSKHNERLEFLGDSILSYIIAKALYKQFPNVNEGSMSRMRATLVRGDTLASIARDFKLGRYLFLGPGEFKNGGYDRESILADTIEALIGSICLDSNIKIVEKIILYWYKFRLKNIIPGNNQKDPKTRLQEYLQRSHLPLPCYFIIQINGEIHNQQFFIQCKINGISKIIIGIGSSRRKAEQSAAKYALIHLGIEKK
- the acpS gene encoding holo-ACP synthase: MSKKIMKILGLGMDIVHVTRITKIILRFKDLFAKKILTTNEIYQYYKCSNQKTYFLAKHFAVKEATVKALHTGFSKGIFFKHIELNHDQYGCPTIKLYNHALHIIQTKKKYFETHVTITDEKEYVSAIVIIL
- the aroC gene encoding chorismate synthase produces the protein MSGNTIGKIFQVTTFGESHGIALGCIVDGVPPNIILHEQDIQNDLDRRKPGLSKYTSPRKEIDKIKILSGVYQGKTTGTSIGLLVYNMDYKSQDYSNIKNIYRPGHADFTYQKKYNIRDYRGGGRASARETVMRVAAGAIARKYLFDKYNIIIRGYLSQMGHIKCNFDNWDIINNNPFFCPNITNIKDLENLINNLKKHGNSIGAKITLIIQNVPIGLGEPVFDKLDAELAYSLMSINAVKGIEIGDGFKVVTQLGSENRDAIHTNGFQSNHAGGILGGISSGQDIIINIAIKPTSSIPKTINTINSIGHKTTCSTQGRHDPCVGIRAIPISEAMVAIVLMDHLLRYRAQCADNIYK
- the lepB gene encoding signal peptidase I, which codes for MNIFIKILTYSLYIMGIIWIYNIISTLYNFFFKKNTSSYYYHLNHKNNFWKKEANLFFIIVILFFSVRFFIYEPCYIMSNSMLPNLLIGDTILVNKFIYGIHHPLKNKLLIQNKIPQRGDIIVFQYPKNKKIHFIKRIIGIPGDKIIYNEYSKQIMLYTMKKGQYHLTSIIKYNFLLSPKNMLKQKTFFTNVFKTLKFLEYTEIINKRAHTILLLPEIINDHLKTYYQPNHTYYSWIIPPENYFVMGDNRDDSYDSRYWGLINKKNILGKAQYVLFNIHKEHNKWPIGISLNRIFQIIN